In Malus sylvestris chromosome 2, drMalSylv7.2, whole genome shotgun sequence, the genomic stretch AGAAATGTGGTGGTAACAAAGATGGTGGTGACAGCCACTGCGACTACTTCAATGGTAGCAGTATATATAATAATGTCTTTCAGTTCTCGTTAtatttatttctaaaaattacatCACTTATTAATCACTTGTATTTCTTATGCATACTCTCGTCCTCAAGTCTGGCTTCTCTTCCCTTTGGAAGAAAAAACCCACCACCTCCATCTTCCTCATCCCAACCTTACCACATCCCCTTGCTGAATCCAACTCCACCATCACCTCCACATGTCAATtatctttcaagaaaatgatttttgcactattttttttcactttctatataattttttgtacatTCTGcatatttttctattttcttaacattaaattaaacaaattaaaggaGAATCAAGATCAATTAAGAACTTGTATGCAAAAAGTGAAAGAATGCGTCCACAAAACCTCCGTTTTCGAATTTCTTAATGGGTTTGtcgatttatattttgattttgtttgttCTTTTGATTTATCCTCAACTTGGTCCTTGTTTCACCTCACTTGAAAGATTGTCCTCAATTAATTGTACAGTCTAGTATTTCGTTTTTTGGAATGCCAGATAGCTACCTTctctatttcctttttttttctatttatctTTTGCACTCATCACTTAACACGTGTATTTCACTAACAAATTAAACTACATAATGCATGCTTTTAGTTGGAAAATTAGAATTGTGATTTTAATGCACTAATTATGTAGTTTAATTTGTAAGTGGAATACATGTATCAAGTTATGAGTAAGAAAGATAAATTGGGAAAGGCAAATAGAAAAGATAGGTACCATTTGTTTACTTTTTGTAACTAGTTAAATAAAGGTTTTCCATTCTACATATAAATAACGAGGATGTTTATTATTTGTCTTGAGTTTGATACTTGTTTATGGTTGGCGCATGATGTTGCTCGGCCCAATTCCCTTCTCCTaagctgaaattgaaggaatttctaaaaaaattatttcccaTGTCTTTTTCTAGGGAAGGAAAATGCCTATATAAGTAACATTTCAATTGTCAATGAGGACATAATTCTCATAAATTTAtggttttttagttaaaatgatccggctttttagttaaaatgatccctaagatttgcataacacatcacttttggtccatgagattgaaaatcaatagaaatgttctaaactttcctatcttcattttgatatattataggtcgaatttggttaagaaaagattgagttacgaaaccttgaaaattacccaaacttttggccaagagctccgagacacttaacggagtttttaatggCATGACCAAAATAATAGATAGTGGACAGTCTCATGGACcgtttctattgattttcaatttcagagaccatttcggttaaaaaaaacctaaatttacTCAATACTAGCCGCGACCTATACACCATGTGtgaacagtttttttttttttttttttcttaattttttcaattgaaTTGACATAGTTACAGTTTTTCTCTCATTAGAGAGATTTTTGAAACTTTGGTTAAAAGGTTGACAAGGTGGTGTTATGAGTGATGTTCCTTTTGTTTGATGGATTGACCTTACAGTTCAGGTGACGCTGTATTCTTACAGAGAAATTAAAACAACACAATAAAACTGATAAAGCTTGTGCGATAATCACCCTCAACATATTAAATAAGACACAAGAACttcaaaacatgaaaataagcaaGGTTTGCGCTACATAAACAACAACCAAAAGTTCAGATATGCTGCAAAATAAAGACCAACTAAAAACATATTGTCCAATTCCAACAACCTAGTTAACTATTGCATACCTAAAAACTGGAAAATTTGCAACACGAAGTACGAAGGCAAGGCATCATGTGCCGTAGACATTGTCATAGAGAAAGCCTTACAAAATAAGGCTAGCTAAATGCCATACCCTAACGGGCCATCCATGTCAATCCCATTGATGTCTTGCTCTGCCTTTGTCAAGTGTTTTTTCACTACTGCATGATCAATCGTTGTAGCAGCTAGTGCAGCCCTCCGCCTTTTCAGTTCATTCGCCAAAGCCTCCACATCATCTCTCAGCCTCTTCAATCTGCCTGCCTTATGTACAAACCTTGTCATATCGAATGCAGATTCAACATGAGGCTTCAACCATGCCAAATCAAACTTGAAGCTCTCAAGCTCCTCCCACAGAAGTTCAAGGCGGTTACAAGCATCCAGGGTCATATCCTTTACCTTTGTAGTTTTCAGAAAATGCAGAAGCCGACCCAAAGCTGTGAATGCACATTCTGAATATTTCTGACTTCTTTTATGCATACAGACAATCAGCTCAGGATGCGAGTTACAGACTCCCTCTAGCAGTGGCACAAAAACTTTCTCTATTTGCCCTAAACCCCTAAAATCCACAAGCTCTTCAATTGTGGTGTTTGGGACTTCTCCAAGTGCCCGGGCTAGGGAAGGGTCAGTAGGGCTAGTGACTGGGGGCTCAGTGTGAACTTGTCCCGAACCTTGTGCATCTTGGAAGGGGGCAAACAACAGTTCAGAGCATGGCGCGTTAGGTTCTGCAGAAGAGGTTAGAGCTTGCTCATGATTCACATATGAAAATTCAATAGTTGCAGAAATACCTGTTCCTTGGTGTTCAACCTTGATTGGGACATTAAGATTGGCTTCAACAATACATACATCATTGACAAGATAACCAGCACTTTTGTCATAAAGCTCGCTGATAGGCATGAATGATGTGAAGCCCCACTCACTGTTGATTTCATTGAACTCTTGGGGAACACTACCTGCGAACcaaaatatcaaggaaagaaaaaaCGAATATGTAAAGGGCATCACCAGACAATAAGGAAACGATAACAAAGGAGGACCATGTCAAAGTTACTACAGAAGTGTTCTGATACATTTAAATTCAATCAACAACAACGagaaagccttatcccactaagtgaggtcggttatatgaatcctaaaatGTCATTGCCCTTGGTTTTGATACATTTGAATTCaatcaatgataaaaaaaataaaaataaaagctaGTAACAACAATAACCATACATATAACCATGTTGAAAAACTTAAATCACACATGATATAATATTGTAACTGAACTAAGAACTAAAACTACAATTCATTTTATTCTCCAACACCTCAATCCCTGGAGCATAAGTGGAACTGCAACCCACTTACTGTACGACAGAAAGATATATGGAGGTACCATTATAACTCCGTCTTGACTCAGTAGGAACATAGATTCACGTTGTTCTTGGTACAGATATTCACACTATGCTTAGCGAGACACAATGTGCTATTCCCGTTGTAATGGTAATGTTGTAGGGCTATGCTGCTCATGTTgaataaaaatctcattttacaacTCTACTAGAAGCATAAAagaacggaaaaaaaaaaaaaggtgtaattctttttttttcattagttaaaTTTGGGGATGGGGGGAATCGAACTTGGGTGAGGTGGGAGTTTTCTTAGCTCTAGTGCCACTACAACTAGGCCCCCATCTTCAAAAAAGGTGTATTCTACAGAACCTTCAATTTGTCATAGATTTCGAAACAAAACATCTCAAGTGAATGTAGTATTGTCTGCTATACTAAAACTGGATCATAATATATGAACCCTAAAGTTGTGACTACGAAAGTAGCGGTAGCTCTAGCATGAGGTCTGTAATTCCGTATACTACAATTGCTGGCTAGCCTTGGCATACAAGATAAGACAACATCAGAGAAAAACACAAACATGAATGGTAAGAAAATACCCTTTGGAGGCCATGTTTTGGAGTTCTTGGTGTCACGTTGATTGACCAGGGTCATGCTAAAATGGGCAAATCTACTCCACTCCCTTGGCAATGTCGAAACATCTCCAACACCCAAATACAAAGACAACTGCTCTGCAAGATTTGTGTCCTTCCACCCTTGACATAAAAGTATCCGCCTGATAATAAACACACATCCACAATTATATTACGGGGTGCAACTCGAGTGGATTGGGCAGGTTAGAATAAAATCCCAATTACAAAGAAATATTAACTTAGAGAAAAGGAAATCTACTAGCTACACTAGTGACCAAGGAATCTCCATTCACATTCCCAAGCCAACAAAAATCTCCGCTTTGCTAGGGGACGGGGAAACATCACACTAAAAATCTGAGCATACAtgcaagtgaagaggaataggAAATGCTGAAAACAAAAGCATACATACCACTTAGAACCACCGACGACAAAAACTTGAGAGTAAAGTTTCTCCTTGTCCATCTTAGAGAAGTTCTCGATTCTCCATTTCAATGTCCCAGATACAAGCTGGTTCTGATTCCCCTCTCTAATCTTCTCCATTCTACTAAGCAAAAATCTAGAAATAGTAATTTGATATTACATGTAGCAAACAATTAGTTCCCATCCTACAATGGTTGACTAAGAgtctatagagagagagagagagagagagagagagagagagagagagagataccttTCCGGTATGGTGATCAGATAGACAACTAGACAAGTTTTGATAGAAATAGAGGAATATCACAAGTCCTGCATTTTTCGACCAAAATCCACAAAGAATTACTACTGCAGCATTTTGGCGCGTTATAGAGATCAAAATTTCAGCTTTTTATAACATATTTGATTATACTTGTACGCAACACTAAATTAAGTTAAGGGtaataatgctagggagactaaatttgcaaactaaatgacgtgtcaccaatagaaatgaACACGTTTACCAATACTTAAGTAACAaactaatcatcaactttcatgtcttttaatttccaaaattttgtgTACAActatagttttcaaaattttctacaaatttagtctcctttACATTACCCTTAAGTGAATTATGCACTAAAAATCCACTTATACACTTTCTTATTGGttaatgttagagagactaaatttgtagacaaaattttgaaaactaaaggacatggaagttgattggtttattacttgagcattgataaacatgctcattcctattagtgacacatcatttagtttgcaatttttgtctccaaatttagtttccctaacattacccttacttattatacaacataaaacttcttctttttttttggcaaacataaaaaatcatttttcaaaatagataattataataaaagaataaagttactaattgttgtaaactttcttagtttaagtgtgattggataaatcctagattagattttattctagttGTTCTTTCCTATATGGATTTGTATTCCTTGCggatgaaggatttcttctccctcttattactataaataaaggcactacgcAGGAGGGAATAACACACATATTCCTCcatacaattctacaaacacatctctctcttttctctctttgccACTGACCCCTTTCCCCCTGTCAGATAAAATtggctacaacacgttatcagcacactcCTACCGCTGCGTTTAGGAATTTGACGCGGAAGCTTTctacatcaaaccagttcatcaatatcatcacgcaaacaggttcttccaaaacaacagTTTTTATCTCAATATTTTTGCTGCCcagatagcatgaacattcaccataatgcatgatcAAACTTTACgttctttgatttttaattctacataaattgtgtatgcattatattcataattgttgaattatgtgaatttgatattgccatgaattgcatcaaatatatgttcatttattaaaattatacatgcaattgaattgaattgaattttttttttttggatttgtttGAACCCAAAGCCGAGACCATGGAACCCAACAAGtttccaaacccaaaaccaaacaccATCACTGGTGTCACCACCGATTTTTGACACAAGCATGGCCTGCAACCATGCCCAGCCCTATGGCTGCTTTCTCGATGACCTGAAGTCGTCCCCGTCGAAATCGTGGCTGAGAT encodes the following:
- the LOC126614091 gene encoding MATH domain and coiled-coil domain-containing protein At3g58370-like isoform X2 is translated as MEKIREGNQNQLVSGTLKWRIENFSKMDKEKLYSQVFVVGGSKWRILLCQGWKDTNLAEQLSLYLGVGDVSTLPREWSRFAHFSMTLVNQRDTKNSKTWPPKGSVPQEFNEINSEWGFTSFMPISELYDKSAGYLVNDVCIVEANLNVPIKVEHQGTDAQGSGQVHTEPPVTSPTDPSLARALGEVPNTTIEELVDFRGLGQIEKVFVPLLEGVCNSHPELIVCMHKRSQKYSECAFTALGRLLHFLKTTKVKDMTLDACNRLELLWEELESFKFDLAWLKPHVESAFDMTRFVHKAGRLKRLRDDVEALANELKRRRAALAATTIDHAVVKKHLTKAEQDINGIDMDGPLGYGI
- the LOC126614091 gene encoding MATH domain and coiled-coil domain-containing protein At3g58370-like isoform X1 — translated: MEKIREGNQNQLVSGTLKWRIENFSKMDKEKLYSQVFVVGGSKWRILLCQGWKDTNLAEQLSLYLGVGDVSTLPREWSRFAHFSMTLVNQRDTKNSKTWPPKGSVPQEFNEINSEWGFTSFMPISELYDKSAGYLVNDVCIVEANLNVPIKVEHQGTEPNAPCSELLFAPFQDAQGSGQVHTEPPVTSPTDPSLARALGEVPNTTIEELVDFRGLGQIEKVFVPLLEGVCNSHPELIVCMHKRSQKYSECAFTALGRLLHFLKTTKVKDMTLDACNRLELLWEELESFKFDLAWLKPHVESAFDMTRFVHKAGRLKRLRDDVEALANELKRRRAALAATTIDHAVVKKHLTKAEQDINGIDMDGPLGYGI